From Orcinus orca chromosome 3, mOrcOrc1.1, whole genome shotgun sequence, a single genomic window includes:
- the DOCK6 gene encoding dedicator of cytokinesis protein 6 isoform X6, with translation MAVAERRAFAHKINRTVAAEVRKQVSRERSGSPHSSRRCSSSLGVPLTEVIEPLDFEDVLLSRPPDAEPGPLRDLVEFPADDLELLLQPRECRTTEPGIPEDGKLDAQVRAAVEMYTEDWIIAHRRYQHLSAAYSPITLETQRERQKGLTRQVFEQDASGDERSSPDDSDDPRHSSGSPDDTPRSSGASGIFDLRNLAADSLLPSLLERMAPEDVDRRNEALRRQHRSRALLTLYPAPDEDEAVERCSRPEPPREHFGQRILVKCLSLKFEIEIEPIFGILALYDVREKKKISENFYFDLNSDSMKGLLRAHGTHPAISTLARSAIFSVTYPSPDIFLVIKLEKVLQQGDISECCEPYMVMKEVDTAKNKEKLEKLRLGAEQFCTRLGRYRMPFAWTAVHLANIVSSAGQSDRDSDSEGERRPTWTDRRRRGPQDRTSSGDDACSFSGFRPATLTVTNFFKQEAERLSDEDLFKFLADMRRPTSLLRRLRPVTAQLKIDISPAPENPHFCLSPELLHVKPYPDPRGRPTKEILEFPAREVYAPHTSYRNLLYVYPHSLNFSSRQGSVRNLTVRVQYMAGEDPSQALPVIFGKSSCSEFTREAFTPVVYHNKSPEFYEEFKLRLPACVTENHHLLFTFYHVSCQPRPGTALETPVGFTWIPLLQHGRLRTGPFCLPVSVDQPPPSYSVLTPDVALPGMRWVDGHKGVFSVELTAVSSVHPQDPYLDKFFTLVHVLEEGAFPFRLKDAVLSESTVEQELRASLVALRLASPEPLVAFSHHVLDKLVRLVVRPPIIGGQIVNLGRVAFEAMAHVVSLVHRSLEAAQDARGHCPLLAAYVYYAFRLPGTEPSLPGGAPKVTLQPATLAHGPGRPASLYLARSKSISSSNPDLAVAPGSVDDEVSRILASKGIDRSHSWVNSAYAPGGSKAVLRRAPPYCGADPRQLLHEELALQWVVSGSAVREAVLQHAWFFFQLMVKSMALHLLLGQKLDTPRKLRFPGRFLDDIAALVGSVGLEVITRVHKDVELAEHLNASLAFFLSDLLSLVDRGFVFSLVRAHYKQVATRLQSAPNPAVLLTLRMDFTRILCGHEHYVTLNLPCCPLSPPASPSPSVSSTTSQSSTFSSQTPDPKVISMFELSGSFRQQHFLAGLLLTELALALEPEAEGASLLHKKAISAVHSLLCGHDADPRYAEATVKARVAELYLPLLSLARDTLPRLHDFAEGPGQRSRLASMLDSDTEGEGDMGGTINPSVAMAIAGGPLAPGSRASISQGPATAARSGCALSAESSRTLLVCVLWVLKNAEPALLQRWAADLALPQLGRLLDLLYLCLAAFEYKGKKAFERINSLTFKKSLDMKARLEEAILGTIGARQEMVRRSRERSPFGNQENVRWRKSVTHWRQTSDRVDKTKDEMEHEALVDGNLATEASLVVLDTLEIIVQTVMLSEARESILGAVLKVVLYSLGSAQSALFLQHGLATQRALVSKFPELLFEEDTELCADLCLRLLRHCGSRISAIRTHASASLYLLMRQNFEIGHNFARVKMQVTMSLSSLVGTTQNFSEEHLRRSLKTILTYAEEDVGLRDSTFAEQVQDLMFNLHMILTDTVKMKEHQEDPEMLIDLMYRIARGYQGSPDLRLTWLQNMAGKHAELGNHAEAAQCMVHAAALVAEYLALLEDSRHLPVGCVSFQNISSNVLEESAISDDILSPDEEGFCSGKHFTELGLVGLLEQAAAYFTMGGLYEAVNEVYKTLIPILEAHRDYKKLAAVHGKLQEAFTKIMHQSSGWERVFGTYFRVGFYGARFGDLDEQEFVYKEPSITKLAEISHRLEEFYTERFGEDVVQIIKDSNPVDKTKLDPQKAYIQITYVEPHFDTYELKDRVTYFDRNYGLRTFLFCTPFTPDGRAHGELPEQHKRKTLLSTDHAFPYIKTRIRVCHREETVLTPVEVAIEDMQKKTRELAFATEQDPPDAKMLQMVLQGSVGPTVNQGPLEVAQVFLAEIPQDPKLFRHHNKLRLCFKDFCKKCEDALRKNKALIGPDQKEYHRELERNYSRLREALQPLLTQRLPQLLVPNTAGFRNSLNRASFRKADL, from the exons GACGGTGGCTGCCGAGGTGCGGAAGCAGGTGTCCCGGGAACGCAGTGGCTCTCCCCACTCCAGCAGGCGCTGCAGCAGCTCCCTGGGG GTCCCACTGACTGAAGTCATTGAGCCACTGGACTTTGAGGATGTGCTCCTGAGCCGGCCGCCAGATGCAGAGCCTGGGCCACTCCGGGACCTGGTCGAGTTTCCAGCTGATGACCtggagctgctgctgcagccccgGGAATGCCGCACCACGGAGCCTGGGATCCCCGAGGATGG AAAGCTGGATGCCCAGGTGAGGGCTGCCGTGGAGATGTACACGGAGGACTGGATCATCGCCCACAGGAG GTACCAGCACCTGAGTGCAGCATACAGCCCCATCACCCTAGAGACGCAGCGAGAGAGGCAGAAGGGCCTCACCCGCCAGGTCTTCGAGCAGGACGCTTCTGGGGATGAGAGGTCCAGCCCGGACGACTCG GATGACCCCCGGCACTCCTCAGGCTCCCCAGACGACACCCCACGAAGCAGTGGTGCCTCTGGCATCTTCGACCTGAGGAACTTGGCAGCCGACTCATTGCTGCCCTCACTGCTGGAGCGCATGGCCCCGGAGGATGTGGACCGGCGCAATGAGGCCCTGCGGCGGCAGCACCGGTCCCGTGCCCTGCTCACCCTCTACCCGGCGCCCGACGAG GATGAGGCCGTGGAACGCTGCAGCCGCCCGGAGCCACCCCGAGAGCACTTTGGACAGAGGATCCTGGTCAAGTGTCTGTCGCTTAA GTTCGAGATAGAAATCGAGCCCATCTTTGGCATCTTGGCCCTGTACGACGTGCGGGAGAAGAAGAAG ATCTCGGAGAACTTCTACTTTGACCTGAACTCAGACTCCATGAAGGGGCTACTGCGGGCCCATGGCACCCATCCTGCCATCTCCACCCTGGCCCGCTCTGCCATCTTCTCCGTGACCTATCCCTCGCCCGACATCTTCTTGGTCATCAAG CTGGAGAAGGTGCTGCAGCAGGGGGACATCAGCGAGTGCTGCGAGCCCTACATGGTGATGAAGGAGGTGGACACAGCCAAG AACAAAGAGAAGCTAGAGAAGCTGCGCCTGGGGGCTGAGCAGTTCTGCACCCGTCTGGGCCGCTACCGCATGCCCTTTGCCTGGACGGCGGTGCACCTGGCCAACATTGTGAGCAGCGCGGGCCAGTCGGACCGGGACTCGGACTCGGAGGGCG AGCGCCGACCCACTTGGACTGACCGCCGCCGTCGGGGGCCCCAGGACCGGACGAGTAGCGGGGACGACGCCTGCAGCTTCTCCGGCTTCCGCCCAGCCACGCTAACTGTCACCAACTTCTTTAAGCAG GAAGCTGAGCGGCTCAGTGATGAGGACCTCTTCAAGTTCCTGGCTGACATGCGGCGCCCGACATCCCTGCTGCGGCGCCTGCGGCCCGTGACCG cccagctcaAGATTGAcatctccccagcccctgagAACCCCCACTTCTGCCTCTCCCCGGAGCTGCTTCATGTCAAGCCCTACCCAGACCCCAGGGGTCGGCCCACCAAGGAGATTCTGGAGTTCCCCGCCCGTGAGGTCTACGCCCCCCACACCAGCTACAG GAACCTGCTGTACGTGTACCCGCACAGCCTCAACTTCAGCAGCCGCCAGGGCTCCGTGCGCAACCTCACTGTGCGAGTGCAGTACATGGCGGGCGAGGACCCCAGCCAGGCCCTGCCG GTCATCTTTGGCAAGTCCAGCTGCAGCGAATTCACCCGCGAGGCCTTCACACCAGTGGTCTACCATAACAA GTCCCCTGAATTCTACGAGGAATTTAAGCTGCGTCTTCCGGCCTGTGTGACCGAGAACCACCACCTGCTGTTCACCTTCTACCACGTCAGCTGCCAGCCCCGGCCAGGCACGGCCCTGGAGACTCCTGTGGGCTTTACT TGGATCCCACTGCTGCAGCACGGCCGCCTGAGGACCGGCCCCTTCTGCCTCCCTGTGTCCGTGGATCAGCCCCCGCCCAGCTACTCCGTGCTCACACCGGAC GTGGCGCTGCCGGGCATGCGCTGGGTGGATGGCCACAAGGGTGTGTTCAGCGTGGAGCTCACGGCTGTGTCGTCTGTGCACCCCCAG GACCCCTACCTGGACAAATTCTTCACCCTGGTGCACGTCCTGGAGGAAGGGGCCTTTCCATTCCGGCTCAAGGATGCCGTGCTGAGCGAGAGCACCGTGGAACAGGAGCTGCGGGCCAGCCTGGTGGCCCTGCGACTCGCCAGCCCTGAACCCCTTGTCGCCTTCTCCCACCACGTACTGGACAAGCTCGTACGCCTGGTCGTGCGGCCCCCCATCATCGGCGGCCAGATCG TAAACCTGGGTCGTGTAGCCTTTGAAGCAATGGCTCATGTAGTCAGCCTCGTCCACCGGAGCCTGGAGGCTGCCCAGGATGCCCGTGGTCACTGCCCACTGCTGGCTGCCTATGTCTACTATGCCTTCCGACTGCCTGGCACGGAGCCCAGCCTCCCAGGTG GGGCCCCTAAAGTGACGCTGCAGCCTGCCACGCTGGCCCATGGCCCTGGCCGCCCCGCAAGCCTCTACCTGGCCCGCTCTAAGAGTATCAGCAGCAGCAACCCTGACCTGGCCGTGGCCCCTGGCTCCGTGGATGACGAGGTCTCCCGCATCCTGGCCAGCAAG GGTATCGACCGCTCACACTCCTGGGTGAATTCTGCTTATGCTCCAGGAGGCAGCAAGGCGGTGCTGCGACGGGCACCCCCTTATTGTGGGGCCGACCCCAGACAG ctgctTCACGAGGAGCTGGCCCTGCAGTGGGTGGTCAGCGGCAGTGCCGTGCGCGAGGCTGTCCTGCAGCATGCCTGGTTCTTCTTCCAGCTCATG gtgaaAAGCATGGCGCTGCACCTGCTTCTGGGCCAGAAGCTGGACACACCCCGCAAGCTTCGCTTCCCTGGGCGCTTCCTGGATGACATTGCTGCCCTGGTGGGCTCTGTGGGCCTGGAGGTCATCACCCGCGTCCACAAG GACGTGGAGCTGGCCGAGCACCTCAACGCCAGCCTGGCCTTCTTCCTCAGTGATCTGCTGTCCCTGGTGGACCGCGGCTTTGTCTTCAGCCTGGTCCGGGCTCACTACAAGCAG GTGGCCACACGGCTGCAGTCGGCTCCCAACCCGGCGGTGCTGCTGACCCTGCGCATGGACTTCACCCGCATCCTATGCGGCCACGAGCACTACGTGACCCTCAACCTCCCTTGCTGCCCCCTGTCACCCCCGGCCTCACCCTCGCCCTCCGTATCTTCCACCACCTCGCAG AGCTCCACCTTTTCCAGCCAGACCCCAGACCCCAAGGTGATCAGCATGTTCGAGCTGAGTGGGTCGTTCCGGCAGCAGCACTTCCTGGCTGGGCTCCTGCTGACGGaactggccctggccctggaacCTGAGGCCGAGGG GGCGTCCCTGCTGCACAAGAAGGCCATCAGTGCTGTCCACAGCCTGCTCTGTGGCCATGATGCTGACCCCCGCTACGCCGAGGCCACTGTGAAGGCCCGGGTGGCCGAGCTATACCTGCCACTGCTGTCACTGGCGCGGGACACACTGCCACGGCTGCATGACTTTGCTG AGGGTCCAGGTCAGCGGTCAAGACTGGCCTCTATGCTCGACTCAGACACAGAAGGGGAAGGGGACATGGGAGGCACCATCAAcccctcagtggccatggccatCGCTGGTGGCCCCCTGGCCCCTGGCTCCCGGGCCAGCATCTCCCAGGGCCCAGCGACA gCTGCTCGCTCGGGCTGTGCCCTCTCCGCCGAGTCTAGTCGGACCTTGCTGGTGTGTGTGCTGTGGGTCTTGAAGAATGCTGAGCCAGCCCTGCTGCAGCGCTGGGCTGCGGACCTGGCCCTCCCTCAACTGGGTCGTCTCTTGGACTTGCTGTACCTCTGTCTGGCTGCCTTTGAATACAAG GGGAAAAAGGCCTTTGAACGTATCAACAGTCTCACGTTCAAGAAGTCACTGGACATGAAGGCCCGGCTGGAGGAAGCTATCTTGGGCACCATTGGAGCCCGACAGGAGATGGTGCGACGGAGCCGTG AGAGGAGCCCATTTGGGAACCAGGAGAATGTACGCTGGCGGAAGAGCGTCACACACTGGAGACAAACCTCGGACCGTGTGGACAA GACCAAGGATGAAATGGAACACGAGGCCTTGGTGGACGGGAACCTGGCAACCGAGGCAAGCCTGGTAGTTCTGGATACACTGGAGATCATCGTGCAG ACGGTGATGCTGTCAGAGGCCCGGGAGAGTATCTTGGGCGCGGTACTGAAGGTTGTGTTGTACAGTCTGGGCAGTGCCCAGAGTGCCCTCTTCTTGCAGCACGGCCTGGCCACACAGCGGGCCCTGGTATCCAAG TTCCCAGAGCTGCTGTTTGAGGAGGACACAGAGCTGTGTGCCGACCTCTGCTTGAGGCTCCTGCGACACTGCGGCAGCCGCATCAGCGCCATCCGTACGCACGCCAGCGCCTCCCTCTACCTCCTCATGCGCCAGAATTTCGAGATTGGCCAC AACTTTGCCCGCGTGAAGATGCAAGTGACCATGTCACTTTCGTCCCTGGTGGGGACAACGCAGAACTTCAGCGAAGAGCACCTGCGACGTTCACTCAAGACCATCCTCACCTATGCCGAGGAGGATGTGGGGCTGCGGGACAGCACCTTTGCTGAACAG GTCCAGGACCTGATGTTCAACTTGCACATGATCCTGACTGACACGGTGAAGATGAAGGAGCATCAGGAGGACCCGGAAATGCTCATTGACCTCATGTACAG GATTGCCCGGGGCTACCAGGGCTCCCCAGACCTGCGGCTGACATGGCTGCAGAACATGGCGGGGAAGCACGCAGAGCTGGGCAACCACGCGGAGGCTGCGCAGTGCATGGTTCACGCGGCCGCCCTGGTGGCCGAGTACCTCGCTCTGCTGGAGGACAGCCGCCACCTGCCTGTGGGCTGTGTTTCCTTCCAG aacATCTCGTCCAACGTGCTGGAGGAGTCCGCCATCTCTGACGACATCCTGTCGCCTGATGAGGAGGGCTTCTGTTCCGGGAAGCACTTCACGGAGCTGGGGCTGGTGGGGCTGCTGGAACAGGCGGCCGCCTACTTCACCATG GGTGGGCTCTACGAGGCAGTGAATGAGGTCTACAAGACCCTCATCCCCATCCTGGAAGCCCACCGCGACTACAAGAAGCTGGCTGCTGTGCACGGCAAACTGCAGGAGGCCTTCACCAAGATCATGCACCAG AGCTCCGGCTGGGAG CGTGTGTTCGGGACATATTTCCGCGTGGGCTTCTACGGTGCCCGCTTTGGTGACCTAGATGAACAGGAGTTCGTGTACAAGGAGCCATCCATCACGAAGCTGGCCGAGATCTCACACCGGCTGGAG GAGTTCTACACGGAGAGATTTGGGGAGGACGTGGTCCAGATCATCAAAGATTCTAACCCTGTGGACAAGACCAAGCTGGACCCCCAGAAG GCCTACATCCAGATCACGTATGTGGAGCCGCATTTCGACACCTATGAGCTCAAGGACCGGGTGACCTACTTCGACCGCAACTACGGGCTGCGAACCTTCCTGTTCTGCACGCCCTTCACGCCGGACGGGCGCGCACACGGAGAGCTGCCTGAGCAGCACAAGCGCAAGACGCTGCTCAGCACAGATCACGCCTTCCCCTACATCAAGACACGAATCCGCGTGTGCCACCGGGAGGAG ACAGTGCTGACGCCAGTAGAGGTGGCCATTGAGGACATGCAGAAGAAGACCCGGGAGCTGGCCTTCGCCACCGAGCAGGACCCGCCTGATGCCAAAATGCTGCAGATGGTGCTGCAGGGCTCCGTGGGGCCCACTGTAAACCAG GGTCCACTGGAGGTGGCCCAGGTGTTTTTGGCCGAGATCCCGCAAGACCCTAAGCTCTTCAGGCATCACAACAAGCTGCGGCTCTGTTTCAAGGACTTCTGCAAGAA GTGCGAGGATGCGCTGCGGAAGAACAAAGCCCTGATTGGGCCGGACCAGAAGGAGTACCACCGTGAGCTGGAGCGCAACTACTCCCGCCTGCGGGAGGCTCTGCAGCCTCTGCTCACCCAGCGCCTGCCTCAGCTGCTGGTGCCAAACACAGCCGGCTTCAG GAACTCCTTGAACAGAGCAAGTTTCCGGAAGGCTGACCTCTGA